Proteins co-encoded in one Megalops cyprinoides isolate fMegCyp1 chromosome 1, fMegCyp1.pri, whole genome shotgun sequence genomic window:
- the LOC118792762 gene encoding pleckstrin-like has translation MEPQTIREGYLVKKRTLLNTWNVVWVVLSDDGVEFYKKKTDSSPKGMFPLKGAKLTSPCQDFSRKMLVFKVTTASKQDHYFQASHLEERELWTKDIKRAITCLDGGMKFTRKSTRRSIRLPENVNLNELYVLMKDPDSGLKEMTLEKEKRVFNQCFTGSMVLDWLVSTNHARNRHEGLMLATGLLNEGFLQPAGDTSKRAATATAESALLDQNDAIYYFADSGFFCEGYSSDEDVITKEEFRGIIIKQGCLLKQGHRRKNWKVRKFTLRDDPAYMHYYDPTKAEGEPLGSIHLRGSVVTAVEYVPDAKKHDVSGNLFEIITSDDTHIFLQASTAEERKEWIQAIHTVSKTGK, from the exons ATGGAGCCACAGACGATCAGAGAGGGATATCTAGTTAAAAAG CGTACACTTTTGAACACTTGGAATGTGGTGTGGGTGGTGTTGTCGGATGATGGGGTGGAGTTCTACAAGAAGAAGACTGACAGCAGTCCCAAAGGAATGTTCCCGCTGAAAGGGGCCAAGCTCACCAGCCCTTGTCAGGACTTCAGCCGAAAGATg CTGGTCTTCAAGGTCACCACAGCAAGTAAACAAGACCATTACTTTCAGGCCTCCCatctggaggagagagaactCTGGACCAAAGACATCAAGAGGGCCATCACCTGTCTGGATGGTGGCATGAAATTCACAAGGAAGTCGACACGGAGGTCCATTCGGTTGCCTGAAAATGTGAATCTGAA tgagCTATATGTCTTAATGAAAGACCCAGACTCAGGATTGAAAGAGATGACACTTGAGAAGGAGAAAAGAGTCTTCAATCAATGTTTCACTG GGAGCATGGTGCTCGACTGGCTGGTGTCCACGAACCACGCCAGGAACAGGCATGAGGGGCTGATGTTGGCCACCGGGCTCCTCAATGAGGGCTTCCTGCAGCCAGCTGGTGATACATCCAAGAGGgcagccacagccacagccgAATCAGCCCTGCTGGACCAGAATGATGCAATCTATTACTTT GCAGACAGTGGCTTTTTCTGTGAAGGGTACTCCAGTGATGAGGATGTGATCACAAAGGAGGAGTTCAGGGGGATCATCATAAAGCAGGGGTGTTTGCTGAAACAG GGGCATCGCAGGAAAAACTGGAAGGTGCGCAAATTCACCCTAAGGGATGATCCTGCGTACATGCACTACTATGACCCCACAAAG GCTGAAGGGGAGCCCCTGGGCTCCATCCACCTGCGTGGCTCGGTGGTAACTGCTGTAGAATATGTACCTGATG CAAAAAAGCATGACGTGTCTGGAAATCTCTTTGAAATCATCACATCAGATGACACCCACATTTTCTTGCAAGCTTCCACAGCAGAGGAACGCAAAGAGTGGATTCAAGCAATTCACACCGTGTCCAAGACTGGAAAATAA
- the LOC118783843 gene encoding CB1 cannabinoid receptor-interacting protein 1-like — MGDVPQLIKIGISLKSQPSNGPVFFKVDGTRFGQNRTIKLLTGSKYKVEVIVKPGALEATTMSIGGVSFPLEQQSKDPQSVSYSGTYDTEGVVHTKSGERQPVQVNIQFTEVGLFETVWQVKYYNYHKRDHCQWGNSFSSIEYECKPNETRSLMWINKEMFI, encoded by the exons ATGGGCGACGTTCCTCAACTGATAAAGATCGGAATTTCTTTGAAAAGTCAGCCCAGCAACGGTCCAGTATTTTTCAAAGTGGACGGGACGAGATTCGGCCAGAACAGAACGATAAAATTGCTGACAGGGTCAAAGTACAAAGTTGAAGTAATCGTCAAACCAGGCGCTCTTGAAGCCAC CACCATGAGCATAGGTGGGGTGAGCTTTCCATTGGAGCAGCAGTCCAAAGACCCCCAGTCTGTAAGTTACAGTGGAACATATGACACAGAGGGGGTTGTGCACACCAAAAGTGGGGAGAGACAACCTGTTCAAGTCAATATCCAG TTCACTGAAGTCGGACTCTTTGAGACAGTGTGGCAGGTAAAATATTACAACTACCACAAGAGGGACCACTGCCAGTGGGGGAACAGCTTCTCCAGCATTGAGTACGAGTGCAAACCCAATGAGACACGCAGCTTGATGTGGATCAACAAGGAGATGTTCATTTGA
- the LOC118786595 gene encoding calcineurin subunit B type 1, whose amino-acid sequence MGNEASYPLEMCSHFDADEIKRLGKRFKKLDLDNSGSLSVEEFMSLPELQQNPLVQRVIDIFDTDGNGEVDFKEFIEGVSQFSVKGDKEQKLRFAFRIYDMDKDGYISNGELFQVLKMMVGNNLKDTQLQQIVDKTIINADKDGDGRISFEEFCAVVGGLDIHKKMVVDV is encoded by the exons ATG GGAAATGAAGCAAGTTATCCCTTGGAAATGTGTTCGCACT TTGATGCTGATGAGATTAAGAGGCTAGGTAAAAGATTTAAGAAACTCGACCTAGATAACTCGGGCTCCTTGAGCGTAGAAGAGTTTATGTCCTTGCCTGAATTGCAACAGAATCCGCTAGTACAACGAGTTATAGATATATTCGACACAGATGGCAACGGGGAAGTTGACTTCAAAG AATTTATAGAGGGCGTCTCACAGTTCAGTGTCAAAGGAGATAAGGAACAGAAGTTGCGGT TTGCCTTCCGTATCTATGACATGGACAAGGATGGCTACATTTCCAATGGGGAGCTCTTCCAAGTCCTTAAGATGATGGTGGGGAACAACCTCAAAGACACCCAGCTCCAGCAAATAGTTGACAAAACCATAATCAACGCAGACAAAGATGGCGATGGGAGAATATCCTTTGAAGAATTTTGTGCA GTTGTAGGTGGCCtagacatacacaaaaaaatggtgGTGGACGTGTGA